The Macaca fascicularis isolate 582-1 chromosome 1, T2T-MFA8v1.1 genome includes a window with the following:
- the SLC25A44 gene encoding solute carrier family 25 member 44 isoform X3, translated as MEDKRNIQIIEWEHLDKKKFYVFGVAMTMMIRVSVYPFTLIRTRLQVQKGKSLYHGTFDAFIKILRADGITGLYRGFLVNTFTLISGQCYVTTYELTRKFVADYSQSNTVKSLVAGGSASLVAQSITVPIDVVSQHLMMQRKGEKMGRFQVRGNPEGQGVVAFGQTKDIIRQILQADGLRGFYRGYVASLLTYIPNSAVWWPFYHFYAG; from the exons ATGGAGGACAAACGCAACATCCAGATCATCGAGTGGGAACACCTGGACAAGAAGAAGTTCTACGTGTTTGGTGTGGCAATGACAATGATGATCCGTGTCAGTGTCTACCCATTCACCCTCATCCGCACCCGGTTGCAAGTTCAGAAGGGGAAGAGCCTCTACCATGGGACCTTCGATGCCTTCATCAAGATCCTGCGAGCAGATGGTATCACTGGCCTCTACCGAGGGTTCCTGGTCAATACCTTCACCCTCATCTCTGGCCAGTGTTATGTCACCACTTATGAGCTCACCCGGAAGTTTGTGGCTGACTACAGCCAGAGTAACACAGTCAAATCACTGGTGGCTGGTGGCTCAGCCTCCCTTGTGGCCCAGAGCATCACAGTGCCCATTGATGTAGTCTCCCAGCACCTCATGATGCAGCGCAAGGGTGAGAAAATGGGCCGCTTTCAGGTGCGGGGGAACCCAGAGGGGCAAGGGGTAGTTGCCTTTGGCCAAACCAAGGACATCATCAGACAGATCCTGCAGGCTGATGGGCTTCGCGGCTTCTATCGAGGCTATGTGGCTTCACTGCTTACCTATATCCCAAACAGTGCTGTCTGGTGGCCCTTCTATCACTTCTACGCAG GTTGA
- the SLC25A44 gene encoding solute carrier family 25 member 44 isoform X1, protein MEDKRNIQIIEWEHLDKKKFYVFGVAMTMMIRVSVYPFTLIRTRLQVQKGKSLYHGTFDAFIKILRADGITGLYRGFLVNTFTLISGQCYVTTYELTRKFVADYSQSNTVKSLVAGGSASLVAQSITVPIDVVSQHLMMQRKGEKMGRFQVRGNPEGQGVVAFGQTKDIIRQILQADGLRGFYRGYVASLLTYIPNSAVWWPFYHFYAEQLSYLCPKECPHIVFQAVSGPLAAATASILTNPMDVIRTRVQVEGKNSIILTFRQLMAEEGPWGLMKGLSARIISATPSTIVIVVGYESLKKLSLRPELVDSRHW, encoded by the exons ATGGAGGACAAACGCAACATCCAGATCATCGAGTGGGAACACCTGGACAAGAAGAAGTTCTACGTGTTTGGTGTGGCAATGACAATGATGATCCGTGTCAGTGTCTACCCATTCACCCTCATCCGCACCCGGTTGCAAGTTCAGAAGGGGAAGAGCCTCTACCATGGGACCTTCGATGCCTTCATCAAGATCCTGCGAGCAGATGGTATCACTGGCCTCTACCGAGGGTTCCTGGTCAATACCTTCACCCTCATCTCTGGCCAGTGTTATGTCACCACTTATGAGCTCACCCGGAAGTTTGTGGCTGACTACAGCCAGAGTAACACAGTCAAATCACTGGTGGCTGGTGGCTCAGCCTCCCTTGTGGCCCAGAGCATCACAGTGCCCATTGATGTAGTCTCCCAGCACCTCATGATGCAGCGCAAGGGTGAGAAAATGGGCCGCTTTCAGGTGCGGGGGAACCCAGAGGGGCAAGGGGTAGTTGCCTTTGGCCAAACCAAGGACATCATCAGACAGATCCTGCAGGCTGATGGGCTTCGCGGCTTCTATCGAGGCTATGTGGCTTCACTGCTTACCTATATCCCAAACAGTGCTGTCTGGTGGCCCTTCTATCACTTCTACGCAG AGCAGCTCTCCTACCTGTGTCCTAAGGAGTGCCCTCACATTGTCTTCCAAGCCGTCTCAGGGCCCCTGGCTGCAGCCACTGCCTCCATCCTCACCAATCCCATGGATGTCATACGAACCCGCGTGCAG GTTGAGGGTAAGAACTCCATCATCCTGACCTTCAGACAACTGATGGCAGAAGAAGGGCCTTGGGGCCTCATGAAGGGCCTCTCGGCCAGAATCATCTCAGCCACACCTTCCACCATTGTCATTGTGGTGGGCTATGAGAGCCTCAAGAAACTTAGCCTCCGACCTGAGCTGGTGGACTCGAGACACTGGTAA
- the SLC25A44 gene encoding solute carrier family 25 member 44 isoform X2: MEDKRNIQIIEWEHLDKKKFYVFGVAMTMMIRVSVYPFTLIRTRLQVQKGKSLYHGTFDAFIKILRADGITGLYRGFLVNTFTLISGQCYVTTYELTRKFVADYSQSNTVKSLVAGGSASLVAQSITVPIDVVSQHLMMQRKGEKMGRFQVRGNPEGQGVVAFGQTKDIIRQILQADGLRGFYRGYVASLLTYIPNSAVWWPFYHFYAGDPPASASQSGGITSVSHRARPRKKFLKV, encoded by the exons ATGGAGGACAAACGCAACATCCAGATCATCGAGTGGGAACACCTGGACAAGAAGAAGTTCTACGTGTTTGGTGTGGCAATGACAATGATGATCCGTGTCAGTGTCTACCCATTCACCCTCATCCGCACCCGGTTGCAAGTTCAGAAGGGGAAGAGCCTCTACCATGGGACCTTCGATGCCTTCATCAAGATCCTGCGAGCAGATGGTATCACTGGCCTCTACCGAGGGTTCCTGGTCAATACCTTCACCCTCATCTCTGGCCAGTGTTATGTCACCACTTATGAGCTCACCCGGAAGTTTGTGGCTGACTACAGCCAGAGTAACACAGTCAAATCACTGGTGGCTGGTGGCTCAGCCTCCCTTGTGGCCCAGAGCATCACAGTGCCCATTGATGTAGTCTCCCAGCACCTCATGATGCAGCGCAAGGGTGAGAAAATGGGCCGCTTTCAGGTGCGGGGGAACCCAGAGGGGCAAGGGGTAGTTGCCTTTGGCCAAACCAAGGACATCATCAGACAGATCCTGCAGGCTGATGGGCTTCGCGGCTTCTATCGAGGCTATGTGGCTTCACTGCTTACCTATATCCCAAACAGTGCTGTCTGGTGGCCCTTCTATCACTTCTACGCAG gtgatccgcctgcctctgcctcccaaagtggtgggattacaagcgtgagccaccgtgcccggccgaggaAAAAATTCTTAAAGGTATGA